A DNA window from Bdellovibrio sp. BCCA contains the following coding sequences:
- the fumC gene encoding class II fumarate hydratase gives MGQSFRIEKDTMGEVQVPADKFWGAQTQRSTQNFRIGGDRFPREMIRALGILKKCAALTNHKLGLLDQKKTDAIVKAADEVILGKLDAHFPLVVWQTGSGTQTNMNANEVIANRAMDMMGIKLPSKDIHPNDDVNRGQSSNDTFPTAMHIAVGEQIHHRLIPMMEKLHRALEHKQQDFKDIVKIGRTHLMDATPLTLGQEFSGYATQMKHSIQRVKNTLPHLYELALGGTAVGTGLNTHPQFAEEAAKAIAHETKLPFVSAENKFEALATHDALVEVSGALNSVAVSLMKIANDIRMLGSGPRCGIGELNLPENEPGSSIMPGKVNPTQCEAMTMVCAQVMGNNVAVSVGGATGHFELNVFKPLIVYNVLNSIRLLADACESFTDHCVVGIEANTKQIKKHLDNSLMLVTALNPHIGYDNAAKIAKTAHKNGTTLREEAINLGLLSGEEFDKIVKPGEMIGVK, from the coding sequence ATGGGACAAAGTTTTCGCATAGAAAAAGACACTATGGGTGAAGTGCAAGTGCCAGCAGATAAATTCTGGGGAGCACAAACACAAAGATCCACGCAGAATTTTCGTATTGGTGGAGACCGTTTCCCTCGAGAAATGATTCGCGCCTTAGGAATTCTTAAAAAATGCGCCGCTTTGACGAATCACAAGCTGGGTCTTTTGGATCAAAAGAAAACCGATGCCATTGTAAAAGCCGCCGACGAAGTAATCCTTGGAAAACTCGATGCGCATTTTCCTTTGGTGGTGTGGCAAACAGGTTCTGGCACTCAAACAAATATGAATGCCAATGAAGTGATTGCCAATCGTGCGATGGACATGATGGGTATTAAACTTCCAAGCAAAGATATTCATCCCAATGACGACGTGAATAGAGGTCAATCTTCTAACGACACATTCCCAACAGCGATGCACATCGCCGTCGGAGAGCAAATCCATCACCGTTTAATTCCAATGATGGAAAAGTTGCACCGCGCTTTGGAGCACAAGCAACAAGACTTTAAAGACATCGTGAAGATCGGGCGCACGCATTTGATGGATGCAACACCATTAACACTCGGCCAAGAGTTTTCTGGCTACGCAACTCAAATGAAACACTCCATTCAAAGAGTGAAAAACACGTTGCCGCATCTTTATGAATTGGCCTTGGGTGGAACAGCGGTGGGCACCGGACTTAACACTCATCCGCAATTTGCAGAAGAAGCGGCAAAAGCTATTGCTCATGAAACGAAGCTTCCGTTTGTCTCTGCTGAAAATAAATTTGAAGCTTTAGCGACTCACGATGCTTTGGTGGAAGTGAGTGGTGCACTGAACTCTGTTGCGGTGTCCTTGATGAAAATTGCCAACGACATCCGTATGCTTGGATCTGGACCTCGCTGCGGTATTGGTGAGCTGAATTTGCCGGAAAATGAACCGGGCAGTTCAATCATGCCAGGAAAAGTGAACCCCACTCAGTGCGAAGCCATGACCATGGTCTGTGCGCAAGTGATGGGAAATAACGTGGCCGTGAGTGTAGGCGGAGCCACGGGGCACTTTGAACTCAATGTGTTTAAGCCTTTGATTGTTTATAACGTGCTCAACTCAATCCGTTTGCTTGCGGACGCCTGTGAGTCCTTCACGGATCATTGCGTGGTCGGCATTGAAGCAAACACAAAACAGATTAAGAAGCACCTCGACAACTCCTTGATGCTTGTAACAGCGTTGAATCCTCACATTGGCTACGACAATGCGGCGAAAATAGCCAAAACTGCTCATAAAAATGGCACAACACTGCGCGAAGAAGCCATCAATCTTGGACTCCTTTCTGGCGAAGAATTTGATAAGATAGTAAAACCTGGGGAAATGATTGGAGTTAAGTAG
- a CDS encoding EVE domain-containing protein: protein MKYWLMKSEPDVYSIDQLHKDKTTPWEGVRNYQARNYMQKDMQVGDLVLFYHSNAEPPGVAGIAKVSKLAFPDKTQFEKKSEYFDAKATKEKPIWFCVEVEYIAKFKNLVSLSDLRDNEKLADMVVLQKGSRLSVQPVEKKHFDIVKKMGGL, encoded by the coding sequence ATGAAATATTGGCTGATGAAATCCGAACCGGATGTTTATTCCATTGATCAACTCCACAAAGATAAAACAACTCCGTGGGAGGGCGTGCGCAATTACCAAGCCCGCAACTACATGCAAAAAGACATGCAAGTCGGTGATCTTGTTTTGTTCTATCACTCAAACGCGGAACCACCTGGGGTAGCTGGTATTGCGAAAGTTTCGAAACTAGCATTCCCTGATAAAACTCAGTTTGAGAAAAAATCGGAATACTTTGACGCCAAAGCCACGAAAGAAAAACCTATTTGGTTTTGTGTGGAAGTCGAATACATTGCGAAATTTAAAAATCTTGTGAGCCTTTCTGACCTTCGCGATAACGAGAAGCTTGCTGATATGGTTGTTTTACAAAAGGGCTCCCGTCTTTCTGTTCAGCCTGTGGAAAAGAAACACTTCGACATCGTTAAAAAAATGGGTGGCCTTTAA
- a CDS encoding SDR family NAD(P)-dependent oxidoreductase, with the protein MAKWALITGATSGIGWATSLALAGQGFSILATGRRQEKLQELEKEIKSKFPGVSVKLAQFDVSDRFEVSEFLNSHQTEISQVEVLVNNAGLAKGTDKMQESSLDDWETMIDTNIKGLLFMTRGVIEHMVRKNSGHVVNLGSVAGRWTYPGGGVYCATKFAVRALSEGLRMDLLGSKIRVTNIEPGMVSTEFSMVRFNDQAKADKVYEGMTPLQASDIAETIAWCVARPAHVNIQELVIYPTDQAHVGQVARHGKV; encoded by the coding sequence ATGGCGAAATGGGCACTAATCACAGGAGCCACTTCAGGTATCGGCTGGGCCACGTCTTTGGCTCTGGCGGGACAAGGATTTTCAATTTTAGCGACGGGCCGCCGTCAGGAAAAACTTCAAGAGCTTGAAAAAGAAATTAAAAGTAAATTTCCCGGCGTTTCGGTGAAGCTTGCGCAGTTTGATGTTTCAGATCGTTTTGAAGTGAGTGAGTTTTTAAACTCACATCAAACAGAAATTTCTCAAGTTGAGGTTTTAGTGAACAATGCCGGCCTCGCCAAAGGCACCGACAAGATGCAAGAGTCTTCATTAGATGATTGGGAGACAATGATCGACACGAACATCAAAGGTTTGCTCTTCATGACCCGCGGAGTGATCGAGCACATGGTCCGTAAAAATTCGGGCCACGTCGTCAATCTAGGCTCTGTTGCGGGACGTTGGACTTATCCAGGCGGTGGCGTTTACTGCGCAACAAAGTTTGCCGTGCGTGCGCTGTCTGAAGGACTGCGCATGGATCTTTTAGGAAGTAAAATTCGCGTGACGAATATTGAACCCGGCATGGTAAGCACAGAGTTTTCGATGGTGCGTTTTAACGATCAAGCCAAGGCCGATAAAGTTTATGAAGGCATGACGCCACTTCAAGCTTCTGACATTGCAGAAACCATTGCGTGGTGTGTGGCACGTCCAGCTCACGTGAATATTCAAGAACTAGTTATTTATCCAACAGATCAAGCTCACGTCGGGCAAGTCGCCCGTCACGGCAAAGTGTGA
- a CDS encoding YchJ family protein, producing MKCPCGSGKSYVECCGFYHSGKALAPTAEALMRSRYSAFAKNQMQYLRDTTDPQTLDQIDDEANKEWAERAKFLKLEIVHAEEKGTKGTVEFKAFYSVDDEEYVHHEVSTFRKQAGEWFFKSGKIKDAASASGQRPSALPASAEEKK from the coding sequence ATGAAATGTCCCTGTGGTTCTGGAAAATCTTATGTTGAATGTTGTGGTTTTTATCACTCAGGGAAAGCGTTGGCTCCGACAGCGGAAGCTTTGATGCGCTCTCGCTATTCGGCGTTTGCTAAAAATCAAATGCAGTACTTGCGTGACACGACAGACCCACAAACCTTGGATCAGATCGACGATGAAGCCAACAAGGAATGGGCTGAACGAGCGAAGTTTTTAAAACTTGAAATCGTGCACGCCGAAGAAAAAGGCACAAAAGGCACGGTCGAGTTTAAAGCTTTCTATTCCGTGGATGATGAAGAGTATGTTCATCACGAAGTCAGCACCTTCCGCAAACAAGCGGGCGAATGGTTTTTTAAATCTGGAAAAATCAAAGACGCTGCTTCAGCTTCGGGCCAGCGGCCCTCCGCTCTGCCGGCGTCCGCCGAGGAGAAAAAATAA
- a CDS encoding tRNA dihydrouridine synthase, with protein sequence MKLFLAPMEGVVDWVMRDTLTRIGGIDQCVTEFLRVTDRLHPESVFYKNCPELKTNSRTRWGTPVFVQLLGGHAEPLALNAQRAVKLGALGVDLNFGCPAKTVNRHDGGASLLKSCDRVFTIVDTVRKAIPAEIPVTAKIRLGFDDPTRCVDIAQAVEAANATWLTIHCRTKTDGYKPPAYWEWIPRIKEKTKTKIIANGEIWNVADFHRCVEVTGCEDYMIGRGVMSNPFIFKQIKQSLSQEPVEDMSWEKAKPLLPQFFEASTLYINDYFAVSRTKQWLKALSLKNGEAKQVFDEIKILKKPAEFKEYLERICQ encoded by the coding sequence ATGAAACTGTTTTTGGCTCCGATGGAAGGTGTGGTGGATTGGGTGATGCGTGATACGCTGACTCGTATTGGTGGTATTGACCAATGCGTGACAGAGTTTTTGCGAGTCACAGATCGTCTGCACCCTGAAAGTGTTTTTTATAAAAACTGTCCAGAGCTAAAAACAAATTCGCGCACTCGTTGGGGAACACCCGTCTTCGTGCAACTGTTGGGTGGCCATGCTGAGCCTTTGGCATTAAATGCACAAAGAGCCGTGAAGCTAGGCGCCTTGGGTGTTGATTTAAATTTCGGCTGCCCTGCTAAGACGGTGAACCGTCATGACGGCGGAGCAAGTCTTTTAAAATCCTGCGATCGCGTTTTCACCATCGTCGATACAGTTCGCAAAGCCATTCCCGCTGAGATTCCTGTGACGGCGAAAATCCGTTTGGGATTTGACGATCCTACTCGCTGTGTTGACATTGCCCAAGCGGTGGAAGCTGCCAATGCCACTTGGCTCACAATTCACTGTCGTACAAAGACCGATGGTTACAAACCACCTGCGTATTGGGAATGGATTCCACGTATTAAAGAAAAAACAAAAACCAAGATTATCGCCAATGGAGAAATCTGGAACGTTGCCGATTTTCATCGCTGCGTGGAAGTCACGGGCTGTGAAGACTACATGATCGGCCGCGGGGTCATGAGCAATCCGTTCATCTTTAAACAGATCAAACAAAGTCTTTCCCAAGAACCAGTGGAAGACATGTCCTGGGAAAAAGCGAAACCTCTGCTTCCGCAATTCTTTGAAGCGAGCACGCTTTATATCAACGACTACTTCGCGGTTTCTCGCACGAAACAGTGGTTGAAGGCTTTGTCTTTAAAAAATGGCGAAGCGAAACAAGTTTTTGATGAAATCAAAATTCTAAAAAAACCGGCTGAGTTTAAAGAATATCTTGAGCGTATCTGTCAGTAG
- a CDS encoding ATP-dependent helicase, protein MDWLKGLNPEQQKAVKHNYGPLLILAGAGSGKTTVLVSRTGRVISERVAQAQEICVLTFTNKAARELKHRVQAKLGNTGKGLWAGTFHSFGLQILRRFHKHANLSPYFGIVDQSDCNSILKDLIKDIKNSGKDKFDVDKILSMINDRRTGLAVQNEAFDEYHEMAEVLAPKFAKRLEHLGVVDFEGLLIKPLQLFKEHPDILEKVQNSFSQVMVDEFQDTNRMQMDLIAQIVKSHNNLTVVGDDDQSIYGWRGAEVKNILNFPQEFANCEVIKLERNYRSSAEILAIANAAISKNKNRHGKILRSQAAQDTGELPELFVLDREEDECEFVVSEILNFQRQGYKYKDFAILYRSNTQGGLIESSLRRANMPYSISGGTSIFDRREIKDLMAYLKQALAPNEVSLRRIINVPSRGIGDTTIEKLSEFALKKRINFVDACRFWKEAEVQDKAGESIDNLMKFIEDLPKNILDFQVGSSPGAKMVEIFQNIGYREYVYGTAADPTSAEKKWMVVEIFGRILDSYLGRRSYDIENIKSFVDSMLLRDDMSQEEEEPNKIQLMTLHASKGLEFPVVILAGLEEDLLPHKNLGSDIDEERRLFYVGVTRAKKRLVMSRCQQRKKNGAVRPVTPSRFLLELPKELYKEYPLGARPVVGQEREDLVANFLSKLDSQLGSKK, encoded by the coding sequence ATGGATTGGCTTAAAGGGTTGAACCCCGAGCAGCAGAAGGCCGTAAAACACAATTACGGCCCTTTGCTTATTTTAGCAGGTGCGGGTTCAGGTAAAACGACGGTTCTTGTTTCAAGAACGGGACGAGTGATTTCTGAAAGAGTCGCACAGGCTCAAGAGATCTGCGTTCTTACGTTCACAAACAAAGCCGCGCGCGAATTAAAACACCGCGTGCAAGCAAAGTTGGGCAATACTGGGAAAGGTCTCTGGGCAGGGACTTTCCACTCTTTTGGATTGCAAATTTTGCGTCGTTTTCACAAACACGCCAATCTGTCTCCGTACTTTGGAATCGTCGATCAAAGCGATTGCAATTCCATTCTGAAAGACTTGATTAAAGATATTAAAAATTCCGGCAAAGATAAATTTGATGTCGATAAAATTCTTTCGATGATCAATGACCGTCGTACGGGCCTTGCCGTGCAAAACGAAGCTTTTGACGAATACCATGAAATGGCAGAAGTCTTAGCGCCGAAGTTTGCAAAACGCCTAGAACACTTGGGCGTTGTGGATTTTGAAGGTCTTTTGATTAAACCCTTGCAGCTTTTTAAAGAGCATCCAGATATTTTAGAAAAAGTTCAAAATTCCTTTAGCCAAGTGATGGTGGATGAGTTCCAAGACACCAATCGCATGCAAATGGATTTGATCGCGCAGATCGTAAAGTCTCATAACAACCTCACTGTTGTTGGCGACGACGATCAGTCGATTTACGGCTGGCGTGGCGCGGAAGTAAAAAATATTTTGAACTTTCCGCAGGAATTCGCGAACTGCGAAGTGATTAAGCTTGAAAGAAATTATCGTTCTTCAGCAGAAATTCTTGCCATCGCCAATGCGGCGATTTCTAAGAATAAAAACCGCCATGGCAAGATCTTGCGCTCTCAAGCAGCGCAAGATACAGGCGAACTTCCTGAGTTGTTTGTGCTTGATCGTGAAGAAGACGAGTGTGAATTCGTCGTTTCTGAAATTTTAAATTTCCAACGCCAAGGTTATAAATACAAAGACTTTGCGATTCTTTATCGTTCGAACACACAAGGGGGCTTGATTGAGTCTTCTTTGCGTCGTGCGAATATGCCTTACAGTATTTCCGGTGGAACTTCGATTTTTGATCGACGTGAAATCAAAGATTTGATGGCGTATTTAAAACAAGCCTTGGCTCCGAATGAAGTGTCTCTTCGTCGTATTATCAACGTGCCTTCACGTGGCATTGGTGACACCACGATTGAAAAACTCAGTGAGTTCGCTTTGAAAAAAAGAATCAACTTTGTCGACGCCTGCCGTTTCTGGAAGGAAGCCGAAGTGCAAGACAAAGCCGGGGAATCGATTGATAATTTAATGAAATTCATCGAAGACCTTCCTAAAAACATTTTAGACTTCCAGGTGGGTTCTTCGCCGGGTGCTAAGATGGTTGAGATCTTTCAAAACATCGGTTACCGCGAATACGTCTATGGCACAGCGGCTGATCCGACAAGTGCTGAAAAAAAATGGATGGTCGTTGAAATCTTTGGTCGTATTTTAGATTCTTACTTAGGTCGTCGCTCCTATGACATTGAAAATATCAAGTCCTTCGTAGACTCGATGCTTTTACGCGATGATATGTCTCAGGAAGAAGAAGAGCCGAATAAAATCCAGCTTATGACTTTGCATGCTTCAAAAGGTCTTGAGTTCCCTGTTGTTATTTTGGCGGGTCTTGAAGAAGATCTTTTACCGCACAAGAACTTGGGCTCTGATATTGATGAAGAACGTCGTTTGTTCTATGTCGGTGTCACTCGTGCGAAAAAACGCTTGGTGATGTCACGCTGTCAGCAACGCAAGAAAAACGGGGCAGTTCGTCCTGTGACGCCTTCAAGATTCCTGTTGGAGCTTCCGAAGGAACTCTACAAAGAATATCCTCTAGGAGCACGTCCTGTTGTAGGACAAGAGCGTGAGGACCTGGTCGCAAACTTTCTTTCAAAATTAGACAGTCAGCTTGGCAGTAAAAAATAA